CTGGTTTTAtgcatattttaacactaagaAGTTTTCCAGTGCAAGTGCAGTGGAGTTGGGCTGCTCAAATTTCACAATTTAATTGCATTATGTTATATCAAAATTATCACATCACCAACAAGTAAAAATAGATTGTGGAGGATCCACTTACACCCTAACCCCCTGCCCCTCTCCCACAACCCACAGGGACATCATAACTCCTAATCAAAGTAGCACAAATCAAAATCTGTCTCACAAATCACAATGTAcctacaaacaataaaaaacaatttttttttttttggtcttGTTTATATTCTTTGGAGAAGTTTCATGAAAATAGGTACTTTACTTCAATTCAGTTCCAGATATTGGCTTATAGGTGTACCAACTGGATATCATCTTTCAAACATTTTTGTGATTATACGCTAGGTGTATATGATAGGTACAccttatataggtaggtacttacattttttctctgtgaactGATGTAGAAGACATGACTTGCCAACTCCCATATCACCAATGATTATATATTTGAAAATATATGAGTAATTATAAGGTCCCGATGTCATTttgctaaaaataaaatgaattagtACTTAATACCATTACTACTTCCAAAACAAGGTACCTATGCAATGAATTCGATGAATACActcattttatataggtaaatgcaataatattatgactcaCGAACTTTTCCAAGCAATAAATGGTTGCTTAGTAGCAATAGTAGGCAGATTAATAAGTACGTATGAGATTTCAGGAACAATACAATGGATGGTAATGTTACAGAAACATCAATGATCAAACACGGCTGGCTGTCTCAGATCTCGGGCTCtcctttaaaattttaacataaCAGAGGTAGATTAGTAAAACACCTACTTATTAGTTCAGAATGCGTTACTGCAGTAAAAAATTAAGACCGTGGCTAATTTTGCTATTGAACAACACAAACCCTGGAATAATATACTAACaagaatttttataatattagttgttGATTACAATGAATGTTCTTCGATGCAAATTGCAATTGCAAAGACGTAGGCACCACAGATCACTATTTACTGGTAGGCCTcagaccatagattatctactatatactagagatagatgtgcgaccatagattatctactatatactagagatagatgtgcgactctagatttctttttcaaagttacgcgtgtgctcacatctagagggcactaaaagcgcgcaaggcgtgcgagagcgcgaaaatttaaatgctatttaaatgtactttactagaatattttatatttttgaacatgttttaaaaaaacatcaataattccattaacgtttgtttaaaacatgtttaaaaatatatattacaagactgactctttaagatactaaattataaaacactatagaaataaaaaggttttaagggtttgtaaaatattttattttcataaattcgtaactaggtacataaaatacatacccaaattcaagacccacgagattgtgaaataggtaatgctcaaatccaaaatttttggttaggtatttacttttcataactttcatattactaccacaactggtgtatttcaacgatcttcaaactggtgattgcaaatttgataattcgtaactatatattatttcattatcagtcttgctttctaaatgttgtcctactatctcttttcattgtttaaatggtttcatggagaggagtagccaggttttggaaagccatgcaaacatctgaaaaagtaataacataaaatatgcattagtctatacttacttattgtacttaattagttgatagctgatacctataatataaaaataacttagtcaataaagttcaaaacaaatgttgtaagtacacttaattacaaaacaaaaaatttacagaattagtagttaataatccatagcaatatgataaatgcaaaagtgtgtcaacctgtctgtatgctaactttttacagtaaatttgtgtaaccgtttatgatgaaagttagtacagagataacttgcatccaggaaaggacataggcttcttttgtcacggaaaactcaaacagttcccatgggatccccaaaaatcctaaatccacctagacaaagtggtggtcatcatctgtttggtacagaaatagcttgcatcagacggttgtaacttgtaggccacatttatcccggaaaattggacttctcacgggatttctaaaatagttttttcgagcggacgaaatcgcaggaactatatacctagtatcatgataaaatacctaatgtgctaatggtgccttaatggtgcatagagtttgactcattgaagtaattttgagttagattacgagtaagctgattttatacttaccgaattagtcacatccagacacacatcgagatctccgtggcatttttctgcacaaatatattcacagaaaaatcatttcacaaagcaaaaacaagtccgtaatccgtagccgtggtcaatcgttcaggcataaatcgagtcactaaatcaatccttagaatatagttatcgaggtggtgaaaggaaatacagactacagagtcctgttattaaagcagggtcagataaatttaacagaaatacaaatatttactacagcacacgaaaacatgaaaacttggttataatttattaatgtcattaaaattacaccaatgtgcccgccatctattgacgtcttttgtaaactgttctctatttgtttagtcgtgctcgcgcttagatggcaccacaagcgattttcaatttgcgattttttaatgttctagagttgcacccataggggtgcaactccagaacattaaaaaatcgcaaattgaaattcgcttgtggtgccatctaagcgcgagtacggctaaacaaatagataacagttaataaaagacgtaaatagatggcgggcacattgttgtaattttaaattacaaacatttggacagccacagtcaccgtcagtggtgccagattaggcgaattaccgccatttaggctacctcggcgggccaatcggcgcccaaaaatcccgattggctaccagtaaccatttaggctaccagtagggcgattgtctaaaaccggtatcaatcattattacaatctcaattgttctgattggctgaatttgtgcaatccttgttgcaacaatgcattgtagccaatagtgagcgagcattaaccaatcagagatgattgtgatcgtaacattgtagctgtcaaacaaccgcggtagggcccctggaagatagaaacgggcgattttaggctactcagcaggcaaaatcctaaaacaaattcctaaaggccggcaacgcatcggcggctcctctggtgctgcaaatgttcatgggcggcggtaatcacttaacatcaggtgaccgcctgctcgcttgctcgctatatctattaaaaaaaaaaaaaaaaacgggcgaattcaattggtaaatatctggcaaccctggtcaccgttgaagttcaaaacttttcatgttttcgtgtattgttgtttgtgcggttctaaatatttctatttctgataaatttatctgaccctgctttgtttactggactctgtgtttcctttaaccacctcgataactacctaaggattgatttacggactcgattcatgcctgaacgattgaccacggctacggattacggacttgtttttgctttgtgaaaagattttctgtcgatagatttgtgcagggaaaatgccacggagatctcgatgtgtgttcggatgtgagcaattcggtaagtttaaaatcagctcacttgtaatctaacacaaatctcttaaacgagtcaaactctatgctccattagtacattaggtattttatcatgatactaaataattcctgcgatttcgtccacgtggatatcatccaaaaaaccattttagaaatcccgtgagaagtccaattttccgtgataaaagtagcctacaaccgtctccgatgcaagctatctcttcaccaaatagatgatgcccgccactttgtctacgttggtttagcgttttaaagaatcccatgggaactgtttgattttccgaggcaaaagtagcctatgtccttacctggatgcaagcttctctgtaccttctaacttttatcataaacggttacacaaattgactgtgaaaagctagcagacagacagcctgacatacttttgcatttataatattggtaaggattattgactactaattctgtacattttttgttttgtaattaagtgtaggtacgtaggtacaacattagatattattttgaactttaatgactatggtttttttatattttactagctgccccagcgaacgtcttaccgcctagtcgatttcgggcaattccataaaaaccatcctcgtacttcaaggaatattataaaaaaagaattagcgaaatcggttcagctgttctcgaaatttgcgcttagcaacacattcagtgattcatttttatatatatattatagagattaagtaaataagtacaataagtatagataatacaataatatattgcatattttatgttactactttttcagatgttttgcatcactttccaaaacctggccactcctctttgaaacgatttcaacaatggaaagagatagtaggacaagatttagaaagcaagactgatgatgaaatatatacgaattatcgaatttgcaatcaccactttgaagatcgttttttataccatcacagtaaaagactagcaaagacagcatttccttctcttaaccttggtgagttttatttattagttattacagtagagaggattttgagaaattacattgattgacatgtcaataataggtcaaagcacagattgtagaagcttgaaaacactggccaagtgtgggtcagacttgtgcacagagggtcccatacttcagtcgtatttttcgacgttttgcacgataaatcaagaactgctatgtagaaaataactggccaagtgcgagttggacacagcacatagggttctgtaatacacaagagtaaaacagatcacttttcttaacaagccgcaaaactgtagaggtttattgttaatatcaaaaaaatcgacttggcagcgctacgggataccccacttggtatcaaatgtaataagtacaaatgtttctatggaatcttcaaaactgaaatctcctaatgaagttgcagacagaaactaactatgtataactaataattataacataaacacttcttctaaaactctattttgcatatttcaggtgccattgattcaagtctagatgctaatacaataaatcaaccagaaagttctacacataatcaatcggtcgctcaaagtaccccatctgtggttcacaacatccaagcaggatattctcaaactcagattcagaaaaaaataattactagtaagttgtggccataaacaacaaataatacacatacacacatacacactgggaggttacctggctggcaccccactagacctaggtctacttaattgttattacttgtttttatctgtattataagtattttttgtgttccttatatgtaatttaatatgtaataatatccaataaatttaatttaatttaattaaataagagataaaaaatctttactgtttaacaagattttaacaagaatagagtattgaaaattgtctaatagttaatgtatacttaataaaaacacctttttttttcaggaaaagctggtcaaagacatgtgaatctcaaagttcagaaattgttaaggaaaatagttaatttgaaaaataaattattcgaacaaagaaaccaagtaaagatagcaaaaaaaatgtcaaaaacaaaattatttaacaaggttctaaaatacttacctatgcctgctcaaacacttgtaaaaatgcaattaacacagcataacaaaaaaagccgtggaagaagatttaatcatgcagaaaaattaatgtcactctcgatatataagaaaagtccaaaaggctataactttttgagaaaaatgttaactttgccatcaaaacgaacattactggatgtccttaaacaaataacaattaaaccaggcttaaaccctgcgataattaaacttttgaaaaatgcggcagacaaattggggatggagcaacgattatgtgtattaatctttgatgaaatgtctttgtctccatccctacatttcaatacagcattcgatcaagtaatcggatttgaagattttgggggaaatgaaattacagagaatattgctgaccatgttttggtattcatgataaaggggctaaaagctaagttcaaacagccaatttgctatttgttttgcaaaagtgccacaaaggcagtaatattaaaaaggtgtattaaaaacataattacacaaattaatcaaacaggattggctgtcgtctcaactgtctgtgatcaatctacaattaacaacaaagttataaatgaactgataaaagagactaaagtagattgtcttagattaggcaacgagcctagggatagtagttttgctgtagaaaataataatatattccccttatttgatcccccacatttgttaaaaggaatacgaaacaatttactgacaaaagaattaagattcacacaggaggacgaagtaaagactgctaaatggatacatttaaagcttctgttagatattgatgcaggagaagatgacttacgaatgtgcaacaagttaacagaagctcatgtactcatagagaaaattccgaagatgaaagtaaaacatgctgcacaagtttttagtcagcgtgtatcaggagcgctacgattttgtgcaagtaagtactgttaatgttctgaaacttttaaagacctgatatttgaagaccttcttcactttagaattaattcatcagactttggtactacttgactagcaaggactaatcttattctcaataattatttattagcaacatatatggcgctattttacatctgtaatgtgatgatagtgcaactttaaaacatccacaactccatactaatattataaatggttgacgccagctcactattggctacaatgcattgttgcaacaagaatcgcacaaattcagccaatcacaacaactgagattgtaataatgattgatgccggttttatgaaatcgacccacagcccacccaattttgacgtttggtatacaaataacttcttagggaaggacactacttttttctctgaaaatcatagagttcatagattttaagaaacctaaatccacgcgggtgaagtcgcgagcatcagctacaaatccatgtaaatgtggcctgacatttatgtataaaaaaatatatttaagtatttatttaagtatttaatttttaatcttttttcttttcagaaaataatttactaccacaagagtgtgctgacacagccgacttgctgctattatttgatcgtctttttgactcctttaatggagggtcttataaaaagacccataaaatatataaaaattgtttgaaaatgaactctgaccattttaaattatgggatgaaagtgtgccaatattaaaatcaatgcgatttaagatggaaacaaaaaaaaaagatggaacagtaagtattcgttatgaacaggttccatcaattaaaaattggatccacaatattaaagttatgaaagaattgtggctatatctaaatgaaaaacataatgtaactagtttgttaacgcgctgttttaaccaagatcctgtggaaaactttttctcctctgtgaggagccacggggctagaaacacaaaccctacctgccagcagtttgaaagtatttacaaaacattacttgtaaataatttaaattcaagtcactcattaggggctaactgtgaggaagatcctaacaaaatgttacaaaatttagattgtcttttgatagaacatgacatcaaagagcccccgatgagcaatgagccaatggatacagatctaagtatagaaaatttggcagatagtagttcagaaattggagacaaattaataatctctgaaactaaaaagtatgtgacagggtttgtcataaaaaagctaaaaaggaatgtgtgtaaatcttgtataaaatgcaataatgaattgtgtgacaccaccccacctcaagcagatgaatacatacattctatcgatatcacaaggagatctctttaccgaccctcgcgtaacttttcaaattgtgtgagaaatataataaaaatagtaaaaagcatgttaaaaaatgatcctgggaaaagtggcaaaagtcaaatgataaaattattagttgatcagagtacaagttttgattttttaacatgtgatacacacaaagtcaatttgaaaaattatataataaattttgtgatcaaattgattattcacagctggtgcaataatgtaaataaaattttaaaaggtaaaaattcagatactgaaaatgatagcataaaaattcaggcgttgagatattatcaaacacataaaggtaaataatctattttatgcaatctaatgaaatcagtagttgaattacagacttcgtttgataaaactagcttatgctcgcgactttgtccgcgtggacttcacaagtttcaaccccctatttcacccccttaggggttgaattttcaaaaaccctttcttagcggatgcctacttcaaaatagctatctgcatgccaaatttcagcccgatccgtccagtaatttgagctgtgcgttgataggtcagtcagtcagtcagtcaccctttccttttatatatttagataaggggaatcattcaagcttctgtcaactattgcacattcgtaagtcatcttctgcatcaatatctaacagaagctatatccgtttggcagtctttactaaattgttttctttagtaaattgttttgtattccttttaacaaatatgggggattaaattgttaattgtagattgatcacagactcttgccaatcctgtgtgattaatttgtgtaattatgtttttaatattactgcctttgtggcactagtcaaatataatataatctatatataaaaggaaaaggtgactgactgactgactgactgactgatctatcaacgcacagctcaaactactggacggatcacgctgaaattcggcatgcagatagctattataacgtaggcgtccgctaagaaaggatttttcaaaattcaacccctgaagggataaaataggggtttgaagtttgtatgaaactctgtcagttttgaagtgtctataaagttttgtagttaatatttttgcaatttgcagtatgacatattttattaagctcatatgttaaaatctcattgttaaagatcaactctaagtgtgtgaaacaggggttcaaaatttgtgtagtccacgcgaacgaaatcgcgggcataagctagtaaacataaattcccatcaataaaatcaatctagtagattggttttattgattacttgatttagtataatttatgtttattattttacagtttatttacagggaattttatttaatataatttatgttaattttttttatttttaatattacaataaaacttaaagctagctttatgttaattatctttggctcatataacaattattttattgttttctgactacacaaatacaccaattgtggtaataatttgaaaattattaaaagtaaataaccgaaaatgttaaatttgaatagtaattatttcacaatcttgcgggtcttgaatttgggtatgtattttatagtgtttacatacacttcgtattgttttctattctattgtattttatgtatctacctagttacgaatttatgataataaatatttacaaaaccttaaaacctttttctttctataatatagttataattaagtagctcaaagagtcatagtcttgtaatatatatttttaaacatgttttaaacaaacgttaatggaattattaatgtttatttaaaacgtgttccaaaaatataaaatattctagtaaagtacatttaaatagcatttaaattttcgcgctctcgcacgcctagcgcgcttttagtgccctcttgatgtgagtacacgcgtaactttgaaaaagaaatctagagtcgcacatctatttctagtatatagtagataatctatggttgcACCCCTATgcctcagactaagaataaggCGACttgacaataaaataataataccatgTTTAGAGCATGCTAGGATGatgctaggtgtatagaaaactCAGAGTGATAGAaacataaacacagtttttagggttccgtagtaaacaaggaacccttatagtttcgccatgtccgtccgtctgtctgtccgtccgtcctcggttaatctcagagactattagtcctagaaatctgtaatttggcatgggtgtaaatattaatcacgccaagaatgtggtgaaataaaattttgataaatatttttttttagggtagctcccccacatgtaaagtggggatgaacttttttctcgtctaccccatagtgtggggtatcgttgaataggtcttttaaaaatactgtgggtatgggaacatcattttttgattactagatccgtttgtaaaatatgatgttttaaagtgttaatttttattaaagtcaagtgtccctctatcagccaaatggtagtaacTATATAGGaaagtgaaaaaattcacagcagtaggaTATATAACCaactttaaaggaaaactatcagggCTATGTaaagttcacaggttaaggagttatatctgttcttcgaggattgtgactacggaaccctacactgtgcgtggcccgccacgcacttggccggtttttttgtctttatcatagtttagctttttttgttgggcacgttgtagtttgtgcccaacaaacctctgtgatagtaatttattgcgaatattacgagtttttatttagtttctgttttaaattaagtattgaaggtgtgtagaagccatttatgttgcattgctgtgtagaagttgtagcgaacgcaaattatggaacataacctttcatacagtattatttcttttgttgttttgtccctttcgggtatacgcgtttgACAAGTCTCTTGAAAGATGCGAGCGACTCTTTCACTTTAAGCGACAACAACATTTAGCTTAGATAAAAGTCAGTCCCTTGATGTTTTTATAATCCATAGGTCTAGGAATGATTTCGAATTGACAATAAGGTCAACGTGtgaaattcaattttgttttattaattcaaAATGAAACGTACAACCTAATTAATAttaactagaagatgcccgtgacttcatccacgtggatttaggtttttgaaaatcctgtgggaactctgattttccgggatgaaaagttgcctaactatgttcttccccggaatgtagttaagctaactctgtaggtacctaccaaatttcatcaaaattggttaaactgttgggacgtgaaaagctagcagacagacacactttcgcatttataatattagtatggatttatactcgtttttattatttttctataagGCCTCAAATATACAGTAAAAAATCGTCATTTACTTTGTATTGGTTTTCTATTCTGATTTCAGCCACTTCTAGCGACTTTGAACATTTTCTAGTGTTTTCTATTCATGGCAACATCTGGCAACTTTTCGATGGCGTCAATGAAGCGTCATAATGAAAAACCGTAGCGAAAAACGGTTTCGTTCTTAAAGTACGGTTCCCCACTTAAGGGTTTCCCCCCTTTAGGGGGTAAATAAGTCGGATGGGTTTTTTTAggggcataatattattaggggTATTTTTAGGGATTTTTggcttatatttttgttttttttattaacaaaaaataaaaataaatgtagttAGTTAATTCAATCTAGCCCATCATATTTATTTGTTGACCTCGTGGCTTAGCGACATCTAGTACGGTTCTTCATTACTAAGTACGTGGAGTTGTACCACGGCATCGCTGCACTCATCCCCCGATCGATGACCGGGCGTCCACTACCTCGGGAGCTCCTTCGATCGCCGCCACCAGCACAACGCGCAGCCCAGGCGACACGAGCGACGATAACCACGACGATGCGATACCCACGTCACGACGAGACCCTGTCTCTGCACTGGACGGCGCACCTAGCGCCGTCGTGCAGAGACCTACCCCAAACCAACACGGACCTACAACATCACCGCGCAGCGGCAAAGTGGGTGATCCACCCGCTGCGCAGTGAACCAAGACGGAGTCAACCAAAACCACCAGGGCCCAAAGCCAAGAATGGCAGGCCCTAGCCGGTAAGGCTAAATGATAAACACCTGGGCACAGAGATGCCCAGCGACgcacccgggtaaggaggcaaaGCCTGGAGGCCCGTACCCCTACCCCCGTCTGGCCGTTCTGGCCAAACGGAGATGACCCCGACTCTATAAGAAACAAATGCCACCATAGGTAATAATATCAGTATTCAgtagattttttgcatgggtatattagTTAGTTAAAGATCTCGAGagtagtgacataggcttctttttatcgcagaaaatcaaagagctatattacaaaaaattgttttttatttaactactaGTTATTGTTAATTTATCGTTAATAATTTTTTACGGGGATTTTCAAGTTTTTAGGGGTTTTTGACTTAAGCTTTAGGGGAATATATTTTTGAGAGATGGTAACACTGTTTTAAagttttctggtcggtggtgtTGGCAACTTGGCAGCACAGGGTGGTAGACAACAAAACAAATGGTCTGCCGTCTGTGAAAAGAACATAGATTAGAAAAGAAGCAGCTCAAGCTTAGCTCAAGCCTCAAAAAAAAAAGCCAAAAGTAATCAATTCTATTGTATTGAATGCTATTTCCTTTTCAATTTTGATATTGTTGTGATAATTATAATAGTTTGGAGAGCTGATAATCACACacgtataggtacataataaaagCCGTATAAATGATGAAACTAGTGGACCAAGTTGTTAGAAGTTTTAAGGTCGCTAAAGTTTTTCGAGAAAACACGGACAAAATAAACAGCATAGATTTTTCACCTTCTGGCGAGACACTCATATCATGCAGTGAAGATGATCAAATTGTAATATATGATTGTGAAAAAGGTACACAAATGATTACTGTAAACAGCAAAAAGTATGGTGTTGATCTAATACATtttacacatgcaaaaaatacaGCAATTCACAGCTCTACAAAAGTTGATGATACTATACGATATTTGTCCTTGCATGATAACAAATATATAAGATATTTTCCTGGACACACTAAGAAAGTAGTTACATTGTGCTTATCACCCGTGGAGGATACATTTTTATCAGGATCACTTGACAAAACTCTCAGATTGTGGGATTTGCGCTCACCTAACTGTCAAGGCTTGATGCACTTGTCTGGGAGGCCAGTGGCAGCTTATGATCCTGAAGGTCTCATTTTTGCAGCTGGTGTAAA
The DNA window shown above is from Maniola hyperantus chromosome 1, iAphHyp1.2, whole genome shotgun sequence and carries:
- the Wdr82 gene encoding WD repeat-containing protein 82, which codes for MMKLVDQVVRSFKVAKVFRENTDKINSIDFSPSGETLISCSEDDQIVIYDCEKGTQMITVNSKKYGVDLIHFTHAKNTAIHSSTKVDDTIRYLSLHDNKYIRYFPGHTKKVVTLCLSPVEDTFLSGSLDKTLRLWDLRSPNCQGLMHLSGRPVAAYDPEGLIFAAGVNSESIKLYDLRSFDKGPFVTFKLNQEKECDWTGLKFSRDGKTMLISTNGSIIRLVDAYHGTPLQTFTGHLNNKGIPIEASFSPDSQYIFSGSTDGRVHVWNADTGYKVCVLNGDHPAPIQCVQFNPKYMLLASACTNMAFWLPTIDDV